A DNA window from Sulfitobacter sp. BSw21498 contains the following coding sequences:
- a CDS encoding IS30 family transposase, whose translation MAHTELNLRERRTIEDMLNAKIPVREIAAQIGRHVSTIYRDIKRNCYADDDLPELNGYYGVVAQRAAVQRRARRRKLVRLVSLRKAVIKQLKEGWSPEQIAGRLLFEGQTVRVSHETIYAYVYSPAGQSKELARYLPNRRKKRRPHHSRRSRGLVFPPDRSIHERPDYVDTRETFGEWEGDLMIFERAQGKMNVASLIERKTRFAVLFRNNDRSTTHLMDKLMTVMEPLPQTARKSITFDRGIEFRNWRKLEPGIGTEAWFCDPQAPWQKGSVENLNKRARRYLPRDAPVAALSNRDMKSICDRLNGTPRKCLGWRTPAEAFREELMKLR comes from the coding sequence ATGGCCCATACAGAGCTAAACCTACGTGAACGGCGCACGATCGAAGATATGTTGAATGCTAAGATACCTGTACGAGAGATAGCAGCGCAGATCGGCAGGCATGTTTCGACGATTTATCGTGACATCAAGCGCAACTGTTATGCCGACGATGACCTGCCGGAATTGAACGGGTACTATGGTGTCGTTGCTCAACGCGCTGCGGTTCAAAGGCGTGCGCGCCGTCGAAAATTGGTGCGCCTTGTTAGCCTGCGAAAGGCTGTGATCAAACAGCTCAAAGAAGGTTGGTCTCCCGAACAGATCGCGGGTCGATTGCTCTTTGAAGGCCAGACAGTTCGTGTGAGCCACGAGACAATTTATGCTTATGTCTACAGTCCAGCCGGTCAATCCAAAGAGCTGGCCCGATACCTCCCAAACCGGCGCAAGAAACGGAGACCGCACCATTCACGCAGGTCCCGTGGCCTTGTTTTCCCGCCAGATCGGTCCATCCATGAACGACCCGACTACGTTGATACGCGCGAGACTTTTGGCGAATGGGAGGGCGATTTGATGATTTTCGAGCGTGCTCAGGGTAAGATGAACGTCGCCTCGCTCATTGAGCGCAAGACCCGCTTCGCCGTCCTGTTCCGTAACAATGACCGCAGCACAACGCATCTGATGGACAAGCTAATGACTGTGATGGAACCCCTGCCCCAAACGGCCCGTAAATCGATCACCTTTGATAGAGGTATTGAGTTTAGGAATTGGCGCAAGCTGGAACCTGGAATCGGAACCGAGGCATGGTTCTGTGATCCGCAAGCCCCGTGGCAAAAGGGTTCCGTCGAAAACCTGAACAAGCGTGCTCGGCGCTACTTACCAAGAGATGCGCCTGTGGCCGCGCTCTCAAATCGAGATATGAAGTCGATTTGCGACCGCTTGAACGGCACGCCCAGAAAGTGTCTGGGATGGCGCACAC